In Streptomyces longhuiensis, the following proteins share a genomic window:
- a CDS encoding amidohydrolase, giving the protein MPDTAPADLVFTGGPVHTFSPARSRATSVAVRGERIVAVGHDEVRELVGPATEVVDLKGKLLIPGFQDAHAHPVGGGLELGQCDLSGATTLDEYRRRISAYAQAHPDTEWITGGGWSMEAFPGGLPTAAELDALVPDRPAYLVNRDHHGAWVNSRALQAAGIDARTPDPADGRIERDADGAPTGMLQEGAANLIGRLLPPVTLEQRITGLLRAQALMHSLGVTAWQDALLGEHANLTDPTDAYLATAADGRLTARVVGSLWWDRSRGTEQIDELVERRAAGTRGRLRCTTVKIMQDGVAENGTAALLGPYLDGCGCASDNSGISFVPPLDLQKYVTELDARGFQVHFHALGDRAVREALDAVEAARRANGRTDTRPHLAHLQVVHPDDVGRFRELGATANMQALWAAHEPQMDDLTIPFLGPERSAWQYPFGDLQRSGATLAAGSDWPVSSPDPIEAIHVAVNRVLPDAAPGTPVFLPEQRIGLDAALTAYTAGSAYVNHLDDVTGAITAGRLADLVVLDRDPFAAPTEEICATRVLETFVGGERVYAAG; this is encoded by the coding sequence ATGCCCGACACCGCCCCCGCCGATCTGGTCTTCACCGGCGGCCCGGTCCACACCTTCTCCCCCGCCCGGTCGCGCGCGACCTCGGTGGCCGTGCGCGGCGAGCGGATCGTCGCCGTGGGCCACGACGAGGTGCGCGAACTCGTCGGCCCGGCCACCGAAGTGGTGGACCTGAAGGGCAAGTTGCTCATCCCCGGCTTCCAGGACGCGCACGCGCACCCGGTCGGCGGCGGCCTCGAGCTCGGCCAGTGCGACCTGAGCGGCGCGACGACCCTCGACGAGTACCGGCGCCGTATCTCCGCGTACGCGCAGGCGCACCCCGACACCGAGTGGATCACCGGCGGCGGCTGGTCGATGGAGGCGTTCCCCGGCGGCCTGCCCACGGCCGCCGAGCTGGACGCCCTCGTGCCCGACCGCCCGGCCTACCTCGTCAACCGCGACCACCACGGCGCCTGGGTCAACTCCCGCGCCCTGCAGGCCGCCGGGATCGACGCCCGCACCCCCGACCCGGCCGACGGCCGCATCGAGCGCGACGCCGACGGGGCACCGACCGGCATGCTCCAGGAGGGCGCGGCGAACCTGATCGGACGGCTGCTGCCACCCGTCACGCTGGAGCAGAGGATCACGGGCCTGCTGCGGGCCCAGGCGCTGATGCACTCGCTCGGCGTCACCGCGTGGCAGGACGCCCTCCTCGGCGAGCACGCCAACCTCACCGACCCCACGGACGCGTATCTCGCTACCGCCGCGGACGGGCGCCTCACCGCGCGGGTGGTCGGCTCCCTGTGGTGGGACCGTTCGCGCGGCACCGAACAGATCGACGAGCTCGTGGAGCGTCGGGCGGCCGGCACGCGTGGGCGGCTGCGCTGCACGACGGTGAAGATCATGCAGGACGGCGTGGCCGAGAACGGCACGGCGGCCCTCCTCGGCCCCTACCTGGACGGCTGCGGCTGCGCCTCCGACAACAGCGGCATCAGCTTCGTCCCGCCGCTCGACCTCCAGAAGTACGTGACCGAGCTGGACGCGCGCGGCTTCCAGGTGCACTTCCACGCCCTCGGCGACCGGGCGGTGCGCGAGGCACTCGACGCCGTCGAGGCGGCGCGCCGCGCCAACGGGCGCACCGACACCCGCCCGCACCTCGCCCATCTCCAGGTGGTCCACCCCGACGACGTCGGCCGGTTCAGGGAGCTGGGCGCGACGGCGAACATGCAGGCGCTGTGGGCGGCGCACGAGCCGCAGATGGACGACCTGACGATCCCGTTCCTCGGCCCCGAGCGCAGCGCGTGGCAGTACCCGTTCGGTGATCTCCAGCGTTCGGGAGCGACGCTCGCGGCGGGCAGCGACTGGCCGGTGAGCAGCCCGGACCCGATCGAGGCCATCCATGTGGCGGTCAACCGCGTCCTGCCCGACGCGGCGCCCGGCACCCCGGTGTTCCTGCCGGAACAGCGCATCGGCCTGGACGCGGCGCTCACGGCGTACACGGCGGGCAGCGCGTACGTGAACCACCTCGACGACGTGACCGGCGCGATCACGGCGGGCCGCCTCGCCGACCTGGTGGTCCTGGACCGCGACCCGTTCGCGGCGCCCACGGAGGAGATCTGCGCGACGCGCGTCCTGGAGACGTTCGTGGGCGGCGAGCGGGTGTACGCCGCCGGGTGA
- a CDS encoding sugar ABC transporter substrate-binding protein: MAGRTVRKRNRSRIVGAAAVAACAALVLSACGSTKDDVASGGKGGGDGKGKVGVILPLLTSPFWQSYNDYVPKMAKSESVDALKTVNSNSDPSQQITDINNQLNQGVKGLVVAPLDSAAISAGLDQAERKGVPVVAVDVAPEKGKVAMVVRANNVAYGEKACEYLGQQVKTGKVVQIMGDLASVNGRERSQAFRDCVKKKYPDLKVLEIPAKWESDTAASKLDTLLNANPDIKGIYMQAGGVYLAPTLQTLKSKGLLKKTGEKGHITIVSNDGIPQEFAAIRKGQIDATVSQPADAYAKYGMYYIKAAMQGKTFKPGPTDHDSEIVKLPSGILEDQLPAPLVTKDNVDDPKLWGNTVK; this comes from the coding sequence ATGGCCGGCAGAACAGTGCGCAAGCGGAACAGGTCGCGGATCGTCGGCGCGGCGGCGGTCGCCGCTTGCGCCGCCCTGGTGCTCTCCGCGTGCGGCAGCACGAAGGACGACGTCGCCTCCGGCGGCAAGGGCGGCGGCGACGGAAAGGGCAAGGTCGGGGTCATCCTGCCCCTGCTCACCTCGCCCTTCTGGCAGTCGTACAACGACTACGTGCCGAAGATGGCGAAGTCCGAGAGCGTGGACGCGCTCAAGACGGTCAACTCCAACAGTGACCCCTCGCAGCAGATCACGGACATCAACAACCAGCTCAACCAGGGCGTCAAGGGCCTCGTCGTCGCGCCCCTCGACAGCGCCGCGATCTCCGCCGGCCTCGACCAGGCCGAACGCAAGGGCGTCCCCGTCGTCGCCGTGGACGTCGCGCCCGAGAAGGGCAAGGTCGCCATGGTCGTACGCGCCAACAACGTCGCGTACGGCGAGAAGGCCTGCGAGTATCTCGGCCAGCAGGTCAAGACGGGCAAGGTCGTCCAGATCATGGGTGACCTCGCCTCCGTGAACGGCCGCGAGCGCTCGCAGGCGTTCCGTGACTGCGTCAAGAAGAAGTACCCGGACCTCAAGGTCCTGGAGATCCCCGCCAAGTGGGAGTCCGACACCGCCGCGTCCAAGCTGGACACCCTCCTCAACGCCAACCCCGACATCAAGGGCATCTACATGCAGGCGGGCGGCGTCTACCTCGCGCCCACCCTGCAGACCCTCAAGTCCAAGGGCCTGCTGAAGAAGACCGGCGAGAAGGGCCACATCACGATCGTCTCGAACGACGGCATCCCGCAGGAGTTCGCCGCGATCCGCAAGGGCCAGATCGACGCGACCGTCTCCCAGCCCGCCGACGCCTACGCCAAGTACGGCATGTACTACATCAAGGCGGCGATGCAGGGGAAGACGTTCAAGCCCGGTCCCACCGACCACGACTCGGAGATCGTCAAGCTGCCCAGCGGCATCCTGGAGGACCAGCTGCCCGCGCCGCTCGTCACCAAGGACAACGTCGACGACCCGAAGCTCTGGGGAAACACGGTCAAATGA
- a CDS encoding FadR/GntR family transcriptional regulator, which produces MEQTAPQKGTVTQRAIEQIKAMIGEGLLEPGQRLPTERDLATQLGISRSSMREAIRALTVLGVLEARHGSGIYVTQLNAGDLLETFGVVADLSRGPRLVELMEVRRVLESTATALAAARITPEQLAEVELHLAAMAATDDPEEILSHDLAFHRAIATAAGNDTMAAILEGLSSRTFRARVWRGYQEEGAFERTGREHARIHRALVARDPEAARAAAAAHVGEVEAWMRSQLDAEPS; this is translated from the coding sequence GTGGAACAGACCGCCCCGCAGAAGGGCACCGTGACGCAGCGGGCCATCGAGCAGATCAAGGCGATGATCGGCGAGGGACTGCTCGAGCCGGGCCAGCGGCTGCCGACGGAGCGCGATCTGGCCACCCAGCTCGGCATCTCGCGCAGCTCCATGCGTGAGGCGATCAGGGCGCTCACCGTCCTCGGCGTCCTGGAGGCGCGGCACGGATCGGGCATCTACGTCACGCAGTTGAACGCCGGGGATCTCCTGGAGACTTTCGGCGTCGTCGCGGATCTCTCGCGCGGCCCGCGTCTTGTGGAGCTGATGGAGGTGCGCCGCGTGCTCGAGTCGACGGCGACCGCGCTGGCGGCCGCGCGCATCACCCCGGAGCAACTCGCCGAGGTGGAGCTGCACTTGGCGGCGATGGCGGCGACGGACGACCCCGAGGAGATCCTCTCCCACGACCTCGCGTTCCACCGGGCGATCGCCACGGCCGCGGGCAACGACACGATGGCCGCGATCCTGGAGGGGCTGTCGTCACGGACGTTCCGGGCCCGCGTGTGGCGCGGCTACCAGGAAGAGGGCGCCTTCGAGCGCACGGGCCGCGAGCACGCCCGTATCCACCGCGCGCTGGTCGCCCGGGACCCGGAGGCGGCGCGCGCCGCGGCGGCGGCCCATGTGGGCGAGGTCGAGGCCTGGATGCGCAGCCAGCTCGACGCCGAGCCGTCCTGA
- a CDS encoding APC family permease produces MSSEPPGLRRSLGVVDGVAIAASSTAATTSIGIGMGALAATVGLQAPAILLVAFLPILGIASAYARLNRSEPNMGSGYVWVGKSLGPWPGFITGWVTLIGTVIFMAYTSAVTGSVFLQFANKAGWHHALGITLDPNSTALSTVVGLLVLAVVTYTAITGVRKATRLQTWLLVFEYAVLLAFCGWALVSGSHDFQWSWLNPFAIHDGTAFAQGLVLAVFFFWGWDAAFSVTEETKNVRDAGRGGFIALFTMLAMFLYGAVAFQREMSLPELVAQGPQGLTYLGAKLADEPWATLPLLALMFSAVASLQSSVIPTARGLLAMGRDRTMGQVWTRVSPRYGSPALGTVLIMSISAAVSVLALAIPKLNEMILAAVNSIGLVVALYYGLTALACAVRFRDALRGPLSGALRAVVAPGVSGIALLGIGVYLARSYVTMSDSFELSPDNGWFMLSVPVAIVASGLVMAAYAKYVRRSPYFVKGGVTAPETVPLTAEPS; encoded by the coding sequence ATGAGCAGCGAACCCCCTGGCCTGCGCCGTTCCCTCGGTGTCGTCGACGGCGTCGCCATCGCCGCGTCCAGTACCGCGGCCACCACCAGCATCGGGATCGGCATGGGCGCGCTCGCCGCGACGGTGGGCCTCCAGGCCCCGGCGATCCTGCTTGTGGCGTTCCTGCCGATCCTGGGCATCGCCTCCGCGTACGCCCGCCTCAACCGCTCCGAGCCGAACATGGGCAGCGGCTATGTGTGGGTCGGCAAGTCGCTCGGCCCGTGGCCCGGCTTCATCACGGGCTGGGTCACCCTGATCGGCACGGTCATCTTCATGGCGTACACCAGCGCCGTGACCGGGTCGGTCTTCCTCCAGTTCGCCAACAAGGCCGGCTGGCACCACGCCCTCGGGATCACGCTGGACCCGAACTCGACGGCCCTGAGCACCGTGGTCGGCCTCCTGGTCCTGGCCGTCGTGACGTACACGGCGATCACCGGCGTCCGCAAGGCCACCCGGCTCCAGACCTGGCTGCTCGTCTTCGAGTACGCGGTCCTGCTGGCGTTCTGCGGCTGGGCCCTGGTCTCGGGCAGCCACGACTTCCAGTGGTCGTGGCTGAACCCCTTCGCGATCCACGACGGCACGGCCTTCGCCCAGGGCCTCGTCCTCGCGGTGTTCTTCTTCTGGGGCTGGGACGCGGCGTTCAGCGTCACGGAGGAGACGAAGAACGTGCGCGACGCCGGCCGGGGCGGCTTCATCGCGCTGTTCACGATGCTCGCGATGTTCCTCTACGGTGCCGTGGCCTTCCAGCGCGAGATGAGCCTGCCCGAGCTGGTCGCGCAGGGCCCGCAGGGCCTGACGTATCTGGGCGCGAAGCTCGCCGACGAGCCGTGGGCGACGCTGCCGCTGCTCGCGCTGATGTTCTCCGCGGTGGCCTCGCTCCAGTCGAGTGTCATCCCGACGGCCCGCGGCCTCCTCGCCATGGGCCGCGACCGCACGATGGGCCAGGTATGGACCCGCGTCAGCCCGCGTTACGGGTCCCCGGCCCTGGGCACGGTCCTCATCATGTCGATCTCCGCCGCGGTCTCCGTGCTCGCGCTGGCCATCCCCAAGCTCAACGAGATGATCCTCGCCGCGGTCAACTCCATCGGCCTGGTCGTCGCCCTGTACTACGGCCTGACGGCGCTCGCCTGCGCGGTCCGCTTCCGCGACGCTCTGCGCGGTCCGCTGTCCGGTGCGCTGCGCGCGGTCGTGGCGCCCGGGGTCAGCGGCATCGCGCTCCTCGGGATCGGCGTCTACCTCGCCCGCTCGTACGTGACGATGAGCGACAGCTTCGAACTCAGCCCGGACAACGGGTGGTTCATGCTGTCGGTACCGGTCGCCATCGTCGCCTCCGGCCTGGTGATGGCGGCGTACGCCAAGTACGTGCGCCGCTCCCCGTACTTCGTCAAGGGCGGTGTCACCGCTCCCGAGACGGTCCCCCTGACCGCCGAACCTTCCTGA
- a CDS encoding ABC transporter permease, translating into MADIKAPSASPATPVRLPGKGSAKNVLLRRARELALVPALLLLMVLGAVVNESFLTERNLISILGASAALAMVVLAESLVLITGKFDLSLESVVGIAPAVGALLVLPVSQSGFGTEFPTVLALLAILVVGAAIGAFNGILVVKFKLNAFIVTLAMLIVLRGLLVGATKGKTLFGMPDAFFSLATTTFLRIPMSVWLAAVAFGVVGLILKYHRIGRALYAIGGNADAARAAGIRVERVMLGVFVVAGVLASVGGIMQTGYVGAISANQGNNMIFTVFAAAVIGGISLDGGKGTMFGALTGVLLLGVVQNLLTLAQVPSFWIQAIYGGIILLALMIARVTTGRAQD; encoded by the coding sequence ATGGCTGACATCAAGGCCCCGTCGGCCTCACCCGCCACCCCCGTACGGCTGCCCGGCAAAGGGTCCGCGAAGAACGTCCTGCTGCGCCGGGCCCGCGAACTCGCCCTTGTACCTGCCCTGTTGCTGCTGATGGTGCTCGGAGCGGTCGTCAACGAATCGTTCCTCACCGAACGCAACCTGATCTCCATCCTCGGCGCGTCCGCCGCCCTCGCGATGGTCGTGCTCGCCGAGTCGCTCGTCCTGATCACCGGCAAGTTCGACCTGTCCCTGGAGTCGGTGGTCGGCATCGCGCCCGCCGTCGGTGCCCTGCTCGTCCTCCCGGTCTCCCAGTCCGGATTCGGCACCGAGTTCCCGACCGTGCTCGCGCTGCTCGCGATCCTCGTCGTGGGCGCGGCGATCGGGGCCTTCAACGGCATCCTCGTCGTGAAGTTCAAGCTCAACGCCTTCATCGTGACGCTGGCGATGCTGATCGTCCTGCGCGGACTCCTCGTCGGCGCGACCAAGGGCAAGACGCTGTTCGGGATGCCCGACGCGTTCTTCTCCCTCGCCACCACCACGTTCCTGCGGATCCCGATGTCGGTGTGGCTGGCCGCCGTCGCCTTCGGCGTGGTGGGCCTCATCCTGAAGTACCACCGGATCGGCCGCGCCCTGTACGCCATCGGCGGCAACGCCGACGCCGCACGCGCGGCGGGAATCCGCGTCGAGCGCGTGATGCTCGGCGTGTTCGTCGTCGCGGGCGTCCTCGCCTCGGTCGGCGGGATCATGCAGACCGGCTACGTCGGAGCGATCAGCGCCAACCAGGGCAACAACATGATCTTCACCGTGTTCGCGGCGGCGGTCATCGGCGGCATCAGCCTCGACGGCGGCAAGGGCACCATGTTCGGTGCGCTCACCGGCGTCCTGCTGCTCGGTGTCGTCCAGAACCTGCTGACCCTCGCCCAGGTTCCGTCGTTCTGGATCCAGGCCATCTACGGCGGAATCATCCTCCTCGCCCTGATGATCGCCCGTGTGACGACCGGCCGCGCCCAGGACTGA
- a CDS encoding sugar ABC transporter ATP-binding protein: MSTSTTTTPAVRPLVEASGIAKRYGPTVALQDGRLTVLPGESHALVGRNGAGKSTLVTVLTGLQAPDAGTLLFDGEPAPPLSDRDAWRAKVACVYQKPTVVPELTVAENLFINRQPGSRRGFFSWRKLQEEAAQVLDTWDIHVDPDARTADLKVEDRQMVEIARALSGGARFIVLDEPTAQLDNREIERLFTRMRALQESGVTFLFISHHLQEVYEVCQTVTVLRDARWITTAPVAELPRAALVEAMAGEVIAEERAAARAAVEHEPDATVLLDARGLTSEAYHDVDLAIRSGEVVGLAGSSGSGKIQLAEAFAGLHTPSAGTAQLDGRKLPFGDVGAALAAGVGCVPRDRHDQGLVTGMTIGDNATMSVLGRLGRHGFVGTDRKRRFAADLIDRLDIHAEGPDQPVSDLSGGNAQKVVMARALASDPRLLVLINPTAGVDVKSKESLLSRMDSAREDGTAVLVVSDELDDLRRCDRVLVLFHGKVVAEHAAGWNDHELIASIEGVDHG; encoded by the coding sequence ATGAGCACCTCGACGACAACCACGCCGGCGGTCAGGCCGCTGGTCGAGGCGTCGGGCATCGCCAAGCGGTACGGTCCCACGGTCGCCCTGCAGGACGGTCGCCTGACCGTCCTGCCCGGCGAGTCCCACGCCCTCGTGGGCCGCAACGGCGCCGGCAAGTCCACCCTGGTCACGGTCCTCACCGGCCTCCAGGCGCCGGACGCGGGCACCCTGCTGTTCGACGGCGAGCCCGCGCCCCCGCTCAGCGACCGCGACGCCTGGCGCGCCAAGGTCGCCTGCGTCTACCAGAAGCCGACCGTCGTACCCGAACTCACGGTTGCCGAGAACCTCTTCATCAACCGGCAGCCCGGCAGCCGCCGCGGCTTCTTCTCCTGGCGCAAGCTCCAGGAGGAAGCCGCGCAGGTCCTCGACACCTGGGACATCCACGTCGACCCCGACGCCCGCACCGCCGACCTCAAGGTCGAGGACCGCCAAATGGTGGAGATCGCCAGGGCGTTGAGCGGCGGCGCCCGCTTCATCGTCCTCGACGAACCCACCGCACAGCTCGACAACCGCGAGATCGAGCGCCTCTTCACCCGCATGCGCGCCCTCCAGGAATCCGGCGTCACGTTCCTGTTCATCTCGCACCACCTCCAGGAGGTGTACGAGGTCTGCCAGACGGTCACCGTGCTGCGCGACGCCCGCTGGATCACCACGGCGCCCGTCGCGGAACTGCCGCGCGCCGCACTGGTGGAGGCGATGGCCGGCGAGGTCATCGCCGAGGAGCGCGCGGCCGCCCGCGCCGCCGTGGAACACGAGCCCGACGCCACCGTTCTCCTCGACGCGCGCGGCCTGACCTCGGAGGCGTACCACGACGTCGACCTGGCCATCCGCAGCGGCGAGGTCGTCGGGCTCGCCGGATCCAGCGGCAGCGGAAAGATCCAGCTCGCCGAGGCGTTCGCCGGACTGCACACGCCCTCCGCGGGGACGGCCCAACTGGACGGCAGGAAGCTGCCGTTCGGTGATGTGGGCGCCGCGCTCGCGGCGGGCGTCGGCTGCGTGCCGCGCGACCGGCACGACCAGGGACTCGTCACCGGCATGACCATCGGCGACAACGCCACCATGAGCGTCCTCGGTCGCCTGGGCCGCCACGGCTTCGTCGGCACGGACCGCAAGCGCCGCTTCGCCGCCGACCTGATCGACCGCCTCGACATCCACGCGGAGGGCCCCGACCAGCCCGTGTCCGACCTCTCCGGCGGCAACGCCCAGAAGGTCGTCATGGCCCGCGCCCTCGCCTCCGACCCCCGCCTTCTCGTCCTCATCAACCCCACCGCGGGCGTCGACGTGAAGTCCAAGGAGTCCCTGCTGTCCCGCATGGACAGCGCCCGCGAGGACGGCACCGCGGTCCTCGTCGTCTCCGACGAGCTCGACGACCTGCGCCGCTGCGACCGGGTCCTCGTCCTCTTCCACGGGAAGGTCGTCGCCGAGCACGCCGCCGGCTGGAACGACCACGAGCTGATCGCCTCCATCGAAGGAGTGGACCATGGCTGA
- a CDS encoding L-fuconate dehydratase: MSPTAARITAVDTYDIRFPTSRELDGSDAMNPDPDYSAAYVVLRTDAADGVEGHGFTFTIGRGNDVQVAAIDALRHHVVGRGVDELCADPGTLNRDLIGDSQLRWLGPEKGVMHMAIGAVVNAVWDLAAKRARKPLWQFLADATPEWLVSQIDFRYIADALTPDDALALLRSGREGAAERESALRERGFPGYTTSPGWLGYSDEKLGRLARQAVADGFRQIKLKVGADLADDIRRCRTARSVIGPDIRMAIDANQRWNVGEAIEWTKALAEFDPYWVEEPTSPDDVLGHAAIRRAVAPVKVATGEHVQNRIIFKQLLQAGAIDILQIDAARVGGVNENLAILLLAAKFGVPVCPHAGGVGLCELVQHLSMFDYVAVAGTTQDRVIEYVDHLHGHFIDPVVMRDGHYTAPTTPGFSAAMRPESIAEYTYPDGAFWAADLARQGATDQKGAAA, from the coding sequence GTGTCTCCAACTGCCGCCCGAATCACCGCGGTTGACACCTATGACATCCGGTTCCCGACCTCCAGGGAGCTGGACGGATCCGACGCCATGAACCCGGACCCCGACTACTCCGCCGCCTACGTCGTGCTCCGCACCGACGCCGCCGACGGAGTCGAGGGGCACGGATTCACGTTCACCATCGGTCGTGGCAACGATGTCCAGGTCGCCGCGATCGATGCCCTGCGGCACCATGTCGTCGGCCGGGGGGTCGACGAACTGTGCGCCGACCCGGGGACGTTGAACCGCGACCTGATCGGCGACAGCCAGCTCCGCTGGCTCGGGCCCGAGAAGGGCGTGATGCACATGGCGATCGGTGCCGTCGTCAACGCCGTGTGGGACCTGGCGGCCAAGCGCGCCCGCAAGCCGCTGTGGCAGTTCCTGGCCGACGCGACACCCGAGTGGCTCGTCTCGCAGATCGACTTCCGCTACATCGCCGACGCGCTCACCCCCGACGACGCGCTCGCGCTCCTCAGATCGGGCCGCGAGGGCGCGGCGGAACGCGAGAGTGCCCTGCGCGAGCGCGGCTTCCCCGGCTACACCACCTCACCCGGCTGGCTCGGCTACTCCGACGAGAAGCTCGGCCGGCTCGCCCGGCAGGCCGTCGCCGACGGCTTCCGGCAGATCAAGCTGAAGGTCGGCGCGGACCTCGCCGACGACATCCGCCGCTGCCGCACCGCCCGCTCGGTGATCGGCCCGGACATCCGCATGGCGATCGACGCCAACCAGCGGTGGAACGTCGGCGAGGCCATCGAGTGGACCAAGGCGCTCGCCGAGTTCGACCCGTACTGGGTGGAGGAGCCGACCAGCCCCGACGACGTCCTCGGCCACGCCGCGATCCGCAGGGCCGTCGCGCCCGTGAAGGTCGCCACCGGCGAACACGTCCAGAACCGCATCATCTTCAAGCAGCTCCTCCAGGCCGGCGCCATCGACATCCTGCAGATCGACGCGGCCCGCGTCGGCGGCGTCAACGAGAACCTCGCCATCCTGCTGCTCGCCGCCAAGTTCGGCGTCCCCGTGTGCCCGCACGCGGGCGGCGTCGGCCTGTGCGAACTCGTCCAGCACCTCTCGATGTTCGACTACGTCGCCGTCGCGGGCACCACGCAGGACCGTGTCATCGAGTACGTCGACCATCTGCACGGCCACTTCATCGACCCCGTCGTCATGCGCGACGGCCACTACACGGCCCCGACCACGCCCGGCTTCTCCGCCGCGATGCGGCCCGAGTCCATCGCGGAGTACACCTACCCGGACGGCGCGTTCTGGGCCGCCGACCTCGCCCGGCAGGGCGCCACCGACCAGAAGGGTGCAGCGGCATGA
- a CDS encoding TetR/AcrR family transcriptional regulator, which yields MTEGRIPVERRRRKPTKSGVLLSGDLIVDCALRLVGQHGPDALSVRRLGAALGCDPSAVYRYFHNTDDLLLAVADRIIGESMAGFTRSDDWVADLRTMARRIHRAYSDHPRIAAMAAYRVTRRINEVKAVETGIGLLRSAGFDEVTAVRYYAAFVDTALGHAALDASHLALPPERRAQDHSAWTDIYQSLPADTYPQLDAVREHLPLMAQSSFGTALELLLSALAAQAPR from the coding sequence ATGACCGAAGGGCGGATTCCGGTGGAGCGGCGGCGCCGCAAGCCGACCAAGTCGGGGGTGCTGCTCTCCGGTGACCTGATCGTCGACTGCGCCCTGCGCCTGGTCGGCCAGCACGGGCCCGACGCGCTGAGCGTGCGCAGGCTGGGCGCCGCGCTCGGCTGCGACCCGAGTGCGGTCTACCGCTACTTCCACAACACGGACGACCTGCTCCTGGCCGTCGCCGACCGGATCATCGGCGAGAGCATGGCCGGCTTCACGCGGAGCGACGACTGGGTCGCGGACCTGCGGACCATGGCGCGACGGATCCATCGCGCCTACAGCGACCACCCGCGGATCGCCGCCATGGCCGCGTACCGGGTGACGCGGCGGATCAACGAGGTCAAGGCGGTGGAGACGGGAATCGGGCTGCTGCGGAGCGCGGGCTTCGACGAGGTCACGGCTGTGCGGTACTACGCGGCGTTCGTCGACACGGCGCTCGGGCACGCGGCCCTGGACGCCTCCCATCTGGCGCTGCCGCCCGAGCGGCGCGCCCAGGACCACAGCGCCTGGACGGACATCTACCAGTCGCTCCCGGCGGACACGTACCCACAACTCGACGCCGTGCGGGAGCACTTGCCCCTCATGGCGCAGAGCTCCTTCGGGACGGCGCTGGAACTGCTGCTCTCGGCGCTCGCGGCACAGGCGCCGCGCTGA
- a CDS encoding SDR family NAD(P)-dependent oxidoreductase, producing the protein MQDFAGLKALVTGGASGIGRATAELLAARGASVAVLDLDPGSVDKPLRGYTADVSDDASVRAAVAAAVTDLGGLDVLVNNAGIGAQGTVEDNDDDQWHRVLDVNVLGIVRTTRAALPHLRDSAHAAIVNTCSIAATAGLPQRALYSASKGAVYSLTLAMAADHVREGVRVNCVNPGTVDTPWVGRLLSAAPDPAAERAALASRQPTGRLVSAAEVAGAVAYLASPLSGATTGTALAVDGGMQGLRLRPAGQ; encoded by the coding sequence GTGCAGGACTTCGCGGGGCTCAAGGCCCTCGTCACCGGCGGAGCGTCCGGGATCGGCCGGGCCACCGCCGAACTTCTCGCCGCCCGCGGCGCGAGCGTCGCCGTGCTCGACCTCGACCCGGGCAGCGTCGACAAGCCGCTGCGCGGCTACACCGCCGACGTCAGCGACGACGCCTCCGTCCGCGCCGCCGTGGCCGCCGCCGTGACGGACCTCGGCGGCCTCGACGTCCTAGTCAACAACGCGGGCATCGGCGCCCAGGGCACCGTCGAGGACAACGACGACGACCAGTGGCACCGCGTCCTCGACGTCAATGTCCTCGGCATCGTCCGCACCACGCGCGCAGCCCTGCCCCATCTGAGGGACTCCGCACACGCGGCGATCGTCAACACCTGCTCCATCGCCGCGACGGCCGGCCTCCCGCAGCGCGCCCTGTACTCGGCGTCGAAGGGCGCCGTGTACTCCCTGACGCTCGCCATGGCCGCCGACCACGTCCGCGAAGGGGTGCGCGTCAACTGCGTCAACCCGGGGACCGTGGACACCCCATGGGTCGGCCGACTGCTGTCCGCCGCCCCCGACCCGGCCGCCGAGCGCGCGGCCCTCGCATCCCGTCAGCCCACGGGCCGTCTGGTCTCCGCCGCCGAAGTCGCCGGCGCCGTGGCGTACTTGGCGAGCCCGCTGTCCGGCGCCACCACGGGCACCGCCCTGGCCGTCGACGGCGGCATGCAGGGCCTGCGGCTGCGCCCCGCGGGCCAGTGA